One Glycine max cultivar Williams 82 chromosome 3, Glycine_max_v4.0, whole genome shotgun sequence DNA window includes the following coding sequences:
- the LOC100781148 gene encoding uncharacterized protein isoform X8, whose translation MQKGREVRDNNIFEPRGFGDFGGFGFHRSMMPSLFGDRDPFDDPFFTDPFDSLFGPSSASRAMQKTNREKGIVIEELDSDDEGGDNGPEIGDKDFDKKKSKSTTEPSVEHPDDDVDERKNSDITYKNDHYMVEPLKARKFSFQTSRVTYGGIDGAYYTSTRTRKMGANGELMEENKEGDTTTGQATHRITRGIHDKGHSVLRKLDSDGKVDITQTLHNLNEDELAGFEEAWKGNNMAELPGYDVHMKEDCVG comes from the exons ATGCAGAAGGGTAGAGAAGTTCGAGATAATAACATTTTTGAACCAAGAGGATTTGGAGATTTTGGGGGCTTTGGATTTCATAGAAGTATGATGCCAAGTCTTTTTGGAGACAGGGACCCATTTGATGATCCCTTTTTCACTGATCCATTTGATAGCTTGTTTGGTCCAAGTTCTGCATCAAGAGCAATGCAGAAGACAAATAGAGAAAAAGGAATAGTTATAGAAGAATTAGACTCTGATGATGAGGGGGGTGATAATGGCCCTGAAATTGGAGACAAAGATTTTGATAAGAAAAAATCTAAATCGACCACGGAACCATCGGTTGAGCATCCAGATGATGATGTTGATG AGAGGAAGAACAGTGATATAACTTACAAGAATGACCATTACATGGTGGAACCCTTGAAAGCTCGCAAGTTTTCTTTTCAGACCAGCAGAGTAACATATGGCGGAATAGATGGTGCATACTATACATCTACTAGAACCAGAAAGATGGGGGCTAATGGG GAGTTAATGGAGGAAAACAAAGAAGGTGACACAACAACAGGCCAGGCTACACATAGAATCACCAGAGGAATCCATGACAAG GGTCATTCAGTTTTGAGGAAGCTTGACTCAGATGGTAAGGTTGATATCACACAGACACTCCACAATCTTAATGAAG aTGAGCTTGCAGGATTTGAAGAAGCATGGAAAGGAAATAATATGGCAGAATTGCCAGGATATGATGTGCATATGAAGGAGG ACTGTGTAGGTTGA
- the LOC100781148 gene encoding uncharacterized protein isoform X3 has translation MQKGREVRDNNIFEPRGFGDFGGFGFHRSMMPSLFGDRDPFDDPFFTDPFDSLFGPSSASRAMQKTNREKGIVIEELDSDDEGGDNGPEIGDKDFDKKKSKSTTEPSVEHPDDDVDAERKNSDITYKNDHYMVEPLKARKFSFQTSRVTYGGIDGAYYTSTRTRKMGANGELMEENKEGDTTTGQATHRITRGIHDKGHSVLRKLDSDGKVDITQTLHNLNEDELAGFEEAWKGNNMAELPGYDVHMKEDSSSGKQQNRNQIWPLQYLEAARISRGLPSNYEAGTNSGGRTKKVVRINIE, from the exons ATGCAGAAGGGTAGAGAAGTTCGAGATAATAACATTTTTGAACCAAGAGGATTTGGAGATTTTGGGGGCTTTGGATTTCATAGAAGTATGATGCCAAGTCTTTTTGGAGACAGGGACCCATTTGATGATCCCTTTTTCACTGATCCATTTGATAGCTTGTTTGGTCCAAGTTCTGCATCAAGAGCAATGCAGAAGACAAATAGAGAAAAAGGAATAGTTATAGAAGAATTAGACTCTGATGATGAGGGGGGTGATAATGGCCCTGAAATTGGAGACAAAGATTTTGATAAGAAAAAATCTAAATCGACCACGGAACCATCGGTTGAGCATCCAGATGATGATGTTGATG CAGAGAGGAAGAACAGTGATATAACTTACAAGAATGACCATTACATGGTGGAACCCTTGAAAGCTCGCAAGTTTTCTTTTCAGACCAGCAGAGTAACATATGGCGGAATAGATGGTGCATACTATACATCTACTAGAACCAGAAAGATGGGGGCTAATGGG GAGTTAATGGAGGAAAACAAAGAAGGTGACACAACAACAGGCCAGGCTACACATAGAATCACCAGAGGAATCCATGACAAG GGTCATTCAGTTTTGAGGAAGCTTGACTCAGATGGTAAGGTTGATATCACACAGACACTCCACAATCTTAATGAAG aTGAGCTTGCAGGATTTGAAGAAGCATGGAAAGGAAATAATATGGCAGAATTGCCAGGATATGATGTGCATATGAAGGAGG ATTCTAGCAGTGGCAAGCAACAGAACAGAAACCAGATTTGGCCACTTCAGTATTTGGAGGCAGCAAGAATATCGAGAGGATTGCCATCGAACTATGAGGCAGGAACCAATTCCGGGGGCAGAACAAAGAAAGTTGTTAGAATCAATATTGAGTGA
- the LOC100781148 gene encoding uncharacterized protein isoform X5, protein MQKGREVRDNNIFEPRGFGDFGGFGFHRSMMPSLFGDRDPFDDPFFTDPFDSLFGPSSASRAMQKTNREKGIVIEELDSDDEGGDNGPEIGDKDFDKKKSKSTTEPSVEHPDDDVDAERKNSDITYKNDHYMVEPLKARKFSFQTSRVTYGGIDGAYYTSTRTRKMGANGELMEENKEGDTTTGQATHRITRGIHDKGHSVLRKLDSDGKVDITQTLHNLNEDELAGFEEAWKGNNMAELPGYDVHMKEEGRCTQPYPQVERMFPIFELRTSLGHMAANQQPY, encoded by the exons ATGCAGAAGGGTAGAGAAGTTCGAGATAATAACATTTTTGAACCAAGAGGATTTGGAGATTTTGGGGGCTTTGGATTTCATAGAAGTATGATGCCAAGTCTTTTTGGAGACAGGGACCCATTTGATGATCCCTTTTTCACTGATCCATTTGATAGCTTGTTTGGTCCAAGTTCTGCATCAAGAGCAATGCAGAAGACAAATAGAGAAAAAGGAATAGTTATAGAAGAATTAGACTCTGATGATGAGGGGGGTGATAATGGCCCTGAAATTGGAGACAAAGATTTTGATAAGAAAAAATCTAAATCGACCACGGAACCATCGGTTGAGCATCCAGATGATGATGTTGATG CAGAGAGGAAGAACAGTGATATAACTTACAAGAATGACCATTACATGGTGGAACCCTTGAAAGCTCGCAAGTTTTCTTTTCAGACCAGCAGAGTAACATATGGCGGAATAGATGGTGCATACTATACATCTACTAGAACCAGAAAGATGGGGGCTAATGGG GAGTTAATGGAGGAAAACAAAGAAGGTGACACAACAACAGGCCAGGCTACACATAGAATCACCAGAGGAATCCATGACAAG GGTCATTCAGTTTTGAGGAAGCTTGACTCAGATGGTAAGGTTGATATCACACAGACACTCCACAATCTTAATGAAG aTGAGCTTGCAGGATTTGAAGAAGCATGGAAAGGAAATAATATGGCAGAATTGCCAGGATATGATGTGCATATGAAGGAGG AAGGTAGATGTACACAGCCTTATCCACAAGTAGAGAGGATGTTTCCTATATTTGAACTAAGGACTTCTCTAGGTCACATGGCAGCAAACCAACAACCTTACTAA
- the LOC100781148 gene encoding uncharacterized protein isoform X4: protein MQKGREVRDNNIFEPRGFGDFGGFGFHRSMMPSLFGDRDPFDDPFFTDPFDSLFGPSSASRAMQKTNREKGIVIEELDSDDEGGDNGPEIGDKDFDKKKSKSTTEPSVEHPDDDVDERKNSDITYKNDHYMVEPLKARKFSFQTSRVTYGGIDGAYYTSTRTRKMGANGELMEENKEGDTTTGQATHRITRGIHDKGHSVLRKLDSDGKVDITQTLHNLNEDELAGFEEAWKGNNMAELPGYDVHMKEDSSSGKQQNRNQIWPLQYLEAARISRGLPSNYEAGTNSGGRTKKVVRINIE from the exons ATGCAGAAGGGTAGAGAAGTTCGAGATAATAACATTTTTGAACCAAGAGGATTTGGAGATTTTGGGGGCTTTGGATTTCATAGAAGTATGATGCCAAGTCTTTTTGGAGACAGGGACCCATTTGATGATCCCTTTTTCACTGATCCATTTGATAGCTTGTTTGGTCCAAGTTCTGCATCAAGAGCAATGCAGAAGACAAATAGAGAAAAAGGAATAGTTATAGAAGAATTAGACTCTGATGATGAGGGGGGTGATAATGGCCCTGAAATTGGAGACAAAGATTTTGATAAGAAAAAATCTAAATCGACCACGGAACCATCGGTTGAGCATCCAGATGATGATGTTGATG AGAGGAAGAACAGTGATATAACTTACAAGAATGACCATTACATGGTGGAACCCTTGAAAGCTCGCAAGTTTTCTTTTCAGACCAGCAGAGTAACATATGGCGGAATAGATGGTGCATACTATACATCTACTAGAACCAGAAAGATGGGGGCTAATGGG GAGTTAATGGAGGAAAACAAAGAAGGTGACACAACAACAGGCCAGGCTACACATAGAATCACCAGAGGAATCCATGACAAG GGTCATTCAGTTTTGAGGAAGCTTGACTCAGATGGTAAGGTTGATATCACACAGACACTCCACAATCTTAATGAAG aTGAGCTTGCAGGATTTGAAGAAGCATGGAAAGGAAATAATATGGCAGAATTGCCAGGATATGATGTGCATATGAAGGAGG ATTCTAGCAGTGGCAAGCAACAGAACAGAAACCAGATTTGGCCACTTCAGTATTTGGAGGCAGCAAGAATATCGAGAGGATTGCCATCGAACTATGAGGCAGGAACCAATTCCGGGGGCAGAACAAAGAAAGTTGTTAGAATCAATATTGAGTGA
- the LOC100781148 gene encoding uncharacterized protein isoform X1, with amino-acid sequence MQKGREVRDNNIFEPRGFGDFGGFGFHRSMMPSLFGDRDPFDDPFFTDPFDSLFGPSSASRAMQKTNREKGIVIEELDSDDEGGDNGPEIGDKDFDKKKSKSTTEPSVEHPDDDVDAERKNSDITYKNDHYMVEPLKARKFSFQTSRVTYGGIDGAYYTSTRTRKMGANGELMEENKEGDTTTGQATHRITRGIHDKGHSVLRKLDSDGKVDITQTLHNLNEDELAGFEEAWKGNNMAELPGYDVHMKEEHNNVADSSSGKQQNRNQIWPLQYLEAARISRGLPSNYEAGTNSGGRTKKVVRINIE; translated from the exons ATGCAGAAGGGTAGAGAAGTTCGAGATAATAACATTTTTGAACCAAGAGGATTTGGAGATTTTGGGGGCTTTGGATTTCATAGAAGTATGATGCCAAGTCTTTTTGGAGACAGGGACCCATTTGATGATCCCTTTTTCACTGATCCATTTGATAGCTTGTTTGGTCCAAGTTCTGCATCAAGAGCAATGCAGAAGACAAATAGAGAAAAAGGAATAGTTATAGAAGAATTAGACTCTGATGATGAGGGGGGTGATAATGGCCCTGAAATTGGAGACAAAGATTTTGATAAGAAAAAATCTAAATCGACCACGGAACCATCGGTTGAGCATCCAGATGATGATGTTGATG CAGAGAGGAAGAACAGTGATATAACTTACAAGAATGACCATTACATGGTGGAACCCTTGAAAGCTCGCAAGTTTTCTTTTCAGACCAGCAGAGTAACATATGGCGGAATAGATGGTGCATACTATACATCTACTAGAACCAGAAAGATGGGGGCTAATGGG GAGTTAATGGAGGAAAACAAAGAAGGTGACACAACAACAGGCCAGGCTACACATAGAATCACCAGAGGAATCCATGACAAG GGTCATTCAGTTTTGAGGAAGCTTGACTCAGATGGTAAGGTTGATATCACACAGACACTCCACAATCTTAATGAAG aTGAGCTTGCAGGATTTGAAGAAGCATGGAAAGGAAATAATATGGCAGAATTGCCAGGATATGATGTGCATATGAAGGAGG AGCACAACAACGTTGCAGATTCTAGCAGTGGCAAGCAACAGAACAGAAACCAGATTTGGCCACTTCAGTATTTGGAGGCAGCAAGAATATCGAGAGGATTGCCATCGAACTATGAGGCAGGAACCAATTCCGGGGGCAGAACAAAGAAAGTTGTTAGAATCAATATTGAGTGA
- the LOC100781148 gene encoding uncharacterized protein isoform X7 has translation MQKGREVRDNNIFEPRGFGDFGGFGFHRSMMPSLFGDRDPFDDPFFTDPFDSLFGPSSASRAMQKTNREKGIVIEELDSDDEGGDNGPEIGDKDFDKKKSKSTTEPSVEHPDDDVDAERKNSDITYKNDHYMVEPLKARKFSFQTSRVTYGGIDGAYYTSTRTRKMGANGELMEENKEGDTTTGQATHRITRGIHDKGHSVLRKLDSDGKVDITQTLHNLNEDELAGFEEAWKGNNMAELPGYDVHMKEDCVG, from the exons ATGCAGAAGGGTAGAGAAGTTCGAGATAATAACATTTTTGAACCAAGAGGATTTGGAGATTTTGGGGGCTTTGGATTTCATAGAAGTATGATGCCAAGTCTTTTTGGAGACAGGGACCCATTTGATGATCCCTTTTTCACTGATCCATTTGATAGCTTGTTTGGTCCAAGTTCTGCATCAAGAGCAATGCAGAAGACAAATAGAGAAAAAGGAATAGTTATAGAAGAATTAGACTCTGATGATGAGGGGGGTGATAATGGCCCTGAAATTGGAGACAAAGATTTTGATAAGAAAAAATCTAAATCGACCACGGAACCATCGGTTGAGCATCCAGATGATGATGTTGATG CAGAGAGGAAGAACAGTGATATAACTTACAAGAATGACCATTACATGGTGGAACCCTTGAAAGCTCGCAAGTTTTCTTTTCAGACCAGCAGAGTAACATATGGCGGAATAGATGGTGCATACTATACATCTACTAGAACCAGAAAGATGGGGGCTAATGGG GAGTTAATGGAGGAAAACAAAGAAGGTGACACAACAACAGGCCAGGCTACACATAGAATCACCAGAGGAATCCATGACAAG GGTCATTCAGTTTTGAGGAAGCTTGACTCAGATGGTAAGGTTGATATCACACAGACACTCCACAATCTTAATGAAG aTGAGCTTGCAGGATTTGAAGAAGCATGGAAAGGAAATAATATGGCAGAATTGCCAGGATATGATGTGCATATGAAGGAGG ACTGTGTAGGTTGA
- the LOC100781148 gene encoding uncharacterized protein isoform X2, translating to MQKGREVRDNNIFEPRGFGDFGGFGFHRSMMPSLFGDRDPFDDPFFTDPFDSLFGPSSASRAMQKTNREKGIVIEELDSDDEGGDNGPEIGDKDFDKKKSKSTTEPSVEHPDDDVDERKNSDITYKNDHYMVEPLKARKFSFQTSRVTYGGIDGAYYTSTRTRKMGANGELMEENKEGDTTTGQATHRITRGIHDKGHSVLRKLDSDGKVDITQTLHNLNEDELAGFEEAWKGNNMAELPGYDVHMKEEHNNVADSSSGKQQNRNQIWPLQYLEAARISRGLPSNYEAGTNSGGRTKKVVRINIE from the exons ATGCAGAAGGGTAGAGAAGTTCGAGATAATAACATTTTTGAACCAAGAGGATTTGGAGATTTTGGGGGCTTTGGATTTCATAGAAGTATGATGCCAAGTCTTTTTGGAGACAGGGACCCATTTGATGATCCCTTTTTCACTGATCCATTTGATAGCTTGTTTGGTCCAAGTTCTGCATCAAGAGCAATGCAGAAGACAAATAGAGAAAAAGGAATAGTTATAGAAGAATTAGACTCTGATGATGAGGGGGGTGATAATGGCCCTGAAATTGGAGACAAAGATTTTGATAAGAAAAAATCTAAATCGACCACGGAACCATCGGTTGAGCATCCAGATGATGATGTTGATG AGAGGAAGAACAGTGATATAACTTACAAGAATGACCATTACATGGTGGAACCCTTGAAAGCTCGCAAGTTTTCTTTTCAGACCAGCAGAGTAACATATGGCGGAATAGATGGTGCATACTATACATCTACTAGAACCAGAAAGATGGGGGCTAATGGG GAGTTAATGGAGGAAAACAAAGAAGGTGACACAACAACAGGCCAGGCTACACATAGAATCACCAGAGGAATCCATGACAAG GGTCATTCAGTTTTGAGGAAGCTTGACTCAGATGGTAAGGTTGATATCACACAGACACTCCACAATCTTAATGAAG aTGAGCTTGCAGGATTTGAAGAAGCATGGAAAGGAAATAATATGGCAGAATTGCCAGGATATGATGTGCATATGAAGGAGG AGCACAACAACGTTGCAGATTCTAGCAGTGGCAAGCAACAGAACAGAAACCAGATTTGGCCACTTCAGTATTTGGAGGCAGCAAGAATATCGAGAGGATTGCCATCGAACTATGAGGCAGGAACCAATTCCGGGGGCAGAACAAAGAAAGTTGTTAGAATCAATATTGAGTGA
- the LOC100781148 gene encoding uncharacterized protein isoform X6, giving the protein MQKGREVRDNNIFEPRGFGDFGGFGFHRSMMPSLFGDRDPFDDPFFTDPFDSLFGPSSASRAMQKTNREKGIVIEELDSDDEGGDNGPEIGDKDFDKKKSKSTTEPSVEHPDDDVDAERKNSDITYKNDHYMVEPLKARKFSFQTSRVTYGGIDGAYYTSTRTRKMGANGELMEENKEGDTTTGQATHRITRGIHDKGHSVLRKLDSDGKVDITQTLHNLNEDELAGFEEAWKGNNMAELPGYDVHMKEGLPMHVALTLGGV; this is encoded by the exons ATGCAGAAGGGTAGAGAAGTTCGAGATAATAACATTTTTGAACCAAGAGGATTTGGAGATTTTGGGGGCTTTGGATTTCATAGAAGTATGATGCCAAGTCTTTTTGGAGACAGGGACCCATTTGATGATCCCTTTTTCACTGATCCATTTGATAGCTTGTTTGGTCCAAGTTCTGCATCAAGAGCAATGCAGAAGACAAATAGAGAAAAAGGAATAGTTATAGAAGAATTAGACTCTGATGATGAGGGGGGTGATAATGGCCCTGAAATTGGAGACAAAGATTTTGATAAGAAAAAATCTAAATCGACCACGGAACCATCGGTTGAGCATCCAGATGATGATGTTGATG CAGAGAGGAAGAACAGTGATATAACTTACAAGAATGACCATTACATGGTGGAACCCTTGAAAGCTCGCAAGTTTTCTTTTCAGACCAGCAGAGTAACATATGGCGGAATAGATGGTGCATACTATACATCTACTAGAACCAGAAAGATGGGGGCTAATGGG GAGTTAATGGAGGAAAACAAAGAAGGTGACACAACAACAGGCCAGGCTACACATAGAATCACCAGAGGAATCCATGACAAG GGTCATTCAGTTTTGAGGAAGCTTGACTCAGATGGTAAGGTTGATATCACACAGACACTCCACAATCTTAATGAAG aTGAGCTTGCAGGATTTGAAGAAGCATGGAAAGGAAATAATATGGCAGAATTGCCAGGATATGATGTGCATATGAAGGAGG GTTTGCCAATGCATGTGGCTCTCACACTTGGTGGGGTCTGA